Proteins found in one Ctenopharyngodon idella isolate HZGC_01 chromosome 16, HZGC01, whole genome shotgun sequence genomic segment:
- the ddx61 gene encoding probable ATP-dependent RNA helicase ddx6 — translation MATARTEIPASVMQMTKQNGQSKPMTLQSGSLTSSTQSGKTPMMPQKGSSIPQSSGGIRFGDDWKKCLQLPPKDMRVRTTDVTATKGNEFEDYCLKRELLMGIFEMGWEKPSPIQEESIPIVLSGRDILARAKNGTGKSGAYLIPLLERIDLKKDHVQALVMVPTRELALQVSQISINMSKHLGGIKVMATTGGTNLRDDIMRLDETVHVIIATPGRILDLIKKGVAKVDKAQMVVMDEADKLLSQDFVVLIEDIISFLPKNRQILLYSATFPISVQKFMSKHLQKPYEINLMDELTLKGITQYYAYVTERQKVHCLNTLFSRLQINQSIIFCNSTQRVELLAKKITQLGYSCFYIHAKMMQEYRNRVFHDFRNGLCRNLVCTDLFTRGIDIQAVNVVINFDFPKNAETYLHRIGRSGRYGHLGLAINLITSEDRFNLKGIEDQLMTDIKPIPSSIDKSLYVAEFHSMNPDEEEAAHKPGELN, via the exons ATGGCTACAGCGAGAACAGAGATCCCTGCTTCAGTCATGCAAATGACCAAACAGAATGGACAGTCCAAGCCTATGACCCTCCAGTCAGGATCGCTTACTTCCTCAACACAGTCAGGAAAAACACCTATGATGCCCCAGAAAGGAAGCAGTATACCACAAAGCAGTGGCGGTATCAG GTTTGGAGATGACTGGAAGAAGTGCCTGCAACTTCCACCGAAAGACATGAGAGTGCGAACCACA GATGTGACCGCAACTAAGGGGAACGAATTTGAAGATTACTGCCTTAAGAGGGAACTGCTGATGGGTATATTTGAGATGGGCTGGGAGAAGCCTTCCCCTATCCAG GAGGAGAGTATTCCCATTGTCTTGTCAGGGAGGGATATTCTCGCCCGAGCTAAAAATGGCACAGGTAAAAGTGGAGCCTACCTCATCCCCCTCTTGGAAAGGATTGATCTGAAGAAGGACCATGTTCAAG CCTTAGTGATGGTACCAACTCGTGAGTTGGCTCTGCAGGTGAGCCAGATAAGTATCAACATGAGCAAGCACCTTGGTGGCATCAAGGTTATGGCTACAACAGGTGGCACCAACCTGAGGGATGACATCATGCGTCTTGATGAGACTG taCATGTTATAATAGCTACCCCAGGAAGGATCCTTGACTTGATAAAGAAAGGTGTGGCCAAGGTTGACAAAGCTCAGATGGTTGTCATGGATGAG GCTGATAAGTTGCTTTCTCAAGACTTTGTGGTGCTTATTGAGGACATCATCAGCTTCCTGCCCAAAAACCGTCAGATTCTTCTCTATTCTGCCACTTTCCCCATCAGTGTGCAGAAATTTATG TCCAAACACCTTCAGAAGCCATATGAAATCAATCTGATGGATGAGCTGACACTGAAAGGCATCACTCAATACTATGCCTATgtgacagaaagacagaaagtgCACTGTCTCAACACATTGTTCTCAAGG CTCCAAATCAACCAGTCTATCATCTTCTGTAACTCCACTCAAAGAGTGGAACTCCTTGCCAAGAAGATCACACAGCTTGGCTATTCTTGCTTTTACATCCATGCCAAGATGATGCAG gaatacagaAATCGTGTGTTCCATGACTTCAGAAACGGACTGTGTAGGAACCTGGTCTGCACAG ATCTTTTCACAAGAGGAATTGACATCCAGGCTGTCAATGTAGTCATCAACTTTGACTTCCCCAAAAACGCAGAGACATACTTGCACCGTATTGGTCGATCAG GTAGGTACGGTCACCTGGGTCTGGCCATTAACCTGATCACTTCAGAAGATCGTTTCAACCTAAAGGGCATTGAGGACCAGCTGATGACTGACATAAAGCCCATACCCAGCAGCATTGATAAGAGCCTGTATGTGGCGGAGTTTCACTCCATGAACCCTGACGAGGAGGAGGCTGCTCACAAACCAGGCGAGCTTAATTAA
- the tomm40 gene encoding mitochondrial import receptor subunit TOM40 homolog isoform X1, whose protein sequence is MKLHMLVHYFSLVSQILVVAVHTKLVFITSMGSVLAASSPNPPPASGGGSAPGGAGLVTVPPGFTMPPVSAVPPSSGTQGQPGTDTEGSLPNPGTFEECHRKCKEVFPVQMEGVRLVVNKGLSNHFQVSHTITLSTLGDSGYRFGATYVGSKQTGPAESFPVMVGDMDNTGSLNAQIIHQLTNHVRSKVAIQTQQQKFVNWQCDAEYRGNDFTAAVTLGNPDVLVGSGIIVAHYLQSLSPSLVLGGELVYHRRPGEEGTVTSLVGRYTGSNYVATLTVGGAGAHASYYHKANDQLQVGVEFEASTRMQDTSMSFGYQLDVPKANLLFKGSLDSNWVVGATLEKKLLPLPLSLALGAFLNHRKNKFQCGFGVTIG, encoded by the exons ATGAAGCTTCACATGCTAGTGCACTACTTTTCTCTAGTGAGCCAGATTCTAGTCGTTGCTGTGCACACAAAATTGGTGTTCATAACTAG CATGGGCAGTGTGTTGGCTGCCAGCTCTCCAAACCCACCCCCGGCTTCAGGGGGTGGCAGTGCCCCAGGAGGTGCAGGTTTAGTGACGGTACCACCAGGTTTCACTATGCCCCCAGTGTCTGCAGTCCCACCCTCCTCAGGCACACAAGGGCAGCCCGGGACGGACACAGAAGGCTCTCTCCCCAACCCCGGCACGTTTGAAGAGTGTCATCGCAAATGCAAAG AGGTCTTCCCTGTGCAGATGGAGGGGGTACGCTTGGTTGTCAACAAAGGCTTGAGTAATCACTTCCAG GTTAGTCACACAATTACTCTAAGCACCTTGGGGGACTCGGGGTACAGATTCGGAGCCACATATGTGGGCAGCAAGCAAACAGGACCTGCAGAG TCTTTTCCGGTCATGGTAGGTGACATGGACAACACAGGCAGTCTAAATGCACAGATCATCCATCAGCTGACCAACCATGTTCGCTCTAAAGTGGCCATTCAG ACGCAGCAACAGAAGTTTGTAAACTGGCAATGTGATGCAGAATACCGTGGCAATGACTTCACAGCTGCTGTTACCCTTGGCAACCCAGATGTTCTTGTTGGATCTG GTATCATTGTGGCACACTACCTCCAGTCCTTGTCTCCCTCTTTGGTATTGGGGGGTGAGCTGGTCTATCACAGGAGACCAGGAGAGGAGGGCACTGTCACATCATTAGTGGGCAGGTACACAG GTAGTAACTATGTTGCCACGTTGACTGTTGGAGGAGCTGGTGCACATGCATCATACTACCACAAAGCTAATGACCAG CTCCAGGTTGGGGTGGAATTTGAGGCTAGCACACGGATGCAGGACACAAGCATGTCGTTTGGTTATCAGTTGGATGTACCCAAAGCAAATCTGCTGTTTAAAG GTTCTTTAGACAGCAATTGGGTGGTGGGAGCGACGCTGGAAAAGAAGCTGCTTCCCCTTCCTCTATCATTAGCTCTAGGCGCCTTCCTTAACCACCGCAAGAACAAGTTTCAGTGTGGCTTTGGTGTCACTATCGGATAG
- the tomm40 gene encoding mitochondrial import receptor subunit TOM40 homolog isoform X2: protein MGSVLAASSPNPPPASGGGSAPGGAGLVTVPPGFTMPPVSAVPPSSGTQGQPGTDTEGSLPNPGTFEECHRKCKEVFPVQMEGVRLVVNKGLSNHFQVSHTITLSTLGDSGYRFGATYVGSKQTGPAESFPVMVGDMDNTGSLNAQIIHQLTNHVRSKVAIQTQQQKFVNWQCDAEYRGNDFTAAVTLGNPDVLVGSGIIVAHYLQSLSPSLVLGGELVYHRRPGEEGTVTSLVGRYTGSNYVATLTVGGAGAHASYYHKANDQLQVGVEFEASTRMQDTSMSFGYQLDVPKANLLFKGSLDSNWVVGATLEKKLLPLPLSLALGAFLNHRKNKFQCGFGVTIG from the exons ATGGGCAGTGTGTTGGCTGCCAGCTCTCCAAACCCACCCCCGGCTTCAGGGGGTGGCAGTGCCCCAGGAGGTGCAGGTTTAGTGACGGTACCACCAGGTTTCACTATGCCCCCAGTGTCTGCAGTCCCACCCTCCTCAGGCACACAAGGGCAGCCCGGGACGGACACAGAAGGCTCTCTCCCCAACCCCGGCACGTTTGAAGAGTGTCATCGCAAATGCAAAG AGGTCTTCCCTGTGCAGATGGAGGGGGTACGCTTGGTTGTCAACAAAGGCTTGAGTAATCACTTCCAG GTTAGTCACACAATTACTCTAAGCACCTTGGGGGACTCGGGGTACAGATTCGGAGCCACATATGTGGGCAGCAAGCAAACAGGACCTGCAGAG TCTTTTCCGGTCATGGTAGGTGACATGGACAACACAGGCAGTCTAAATGCACAGATCATCCATCAGCTGACCAACCATGTTCGCTCTAAAGTGGCCATTCAG ACGCAGCAACAGAAGTTTGTAAACTGGCAATGTGATGCAGAATACCGTGGCAATGACTTCACAGCTGCTGTTACCCTTGGCAACCCAGATGTTCTTGTTGGATCTG GTATCATTGTGGCACACTACCTCCAGTCCTTGTCTCCCTCTTTGGTATTGGGGGGTGAGCTGGTCTATCACAGGAGACCAGGAGAGGAGGGCACTGTCACATCATTAGTGGGCAGGTACACAG GTAGTAACTATGTTGCCACGTTGACTGTTGGAGGAGCTGGTGCACATGCATCATACTACCACAAAGCTAATGACCAG CTCCAGGTTGGGGTGGAATTTGAGGCTAGCACACGGATGCAGGACACAAGCATGTCGTTTGGTTATCAGTTGGATGTACCCAAAGCAAATCTGCTGTTTAAAG GTTCTTTAGACAGCAATTGGGTGGTGGGAGCGACGCTGGAAAAGAAGCTGCTTCCCCTTCCTCTATCATTAGCTCTAGGCGCCTTCCTTAACCACCGCAAGAACAAGTTTCAGTGTGGCTTTGGTGTCACTATCGGATAG
- the nsmce2 gene encoding E3 SUMO-protein ligase NSE2: MSLSSVQSTLSTLKSCQADIGACMDMISDVALGIVEAQGMDNSPALKKLEEMILECSRLDREINCFVESVDEKTAQVRNEPPEAMVHLRNSVKDRFSELMAGVSDADLQRHSKVVAFKDSVRKYAMQGQTDAENEEEELDEDIAVTQSQTNFICPLTQVEMVNPVKNKKCNHYYDQAAVLEMIKAKHKNKKNFRCPKVGCDNRDVQQSDLELDLVMKRMIQNHKRQSGKT, translated from the exons ATGTCTCTAAGCTCAGTACAGTCCACCTTGTCCACTCTGAAGTCATGTCAAGCAGATATTGGAGCTTGTATGGACATGATATCAGACGTTGCACTGGGAATAGTCGAAGCACAAG GTATGGACAACAGTCCAGCTCTGAAGAAACTGGAGGAGATGATTCTGGAGTGTTCCAGACTGGACAGAGAAATCAATTGTTTTGTGGAGTCTGTTGATGAGAAAACTGCTCAG GTCAGAAATGAACCTCCAGAGGCCATGGTTCATCTGAGAAACTCTGTAAAGGACCGTTTCAGTGAGTTAATGGCTGGAGTTTCAGATGCAGACCTGCAAAGGCACAGCAAGGTGGTTGCCTTCAAAGACAGTGTCAGGAAATATGCCATGCAAG GTCAAACTGATGCTGAGAACGAAGAGGAGGAACTCGATGAGGACATTGCTGTAACACAGAGCCAGACAAACTTCATCTGTCCTCTCACACAG GTTGAGATGGTCAATCCagtaaaaaacaagaaatgcaATCATTACTATGACCAAGCGGCTGTACTTGAAATGATTAAGGCCAAGCACAAAAATAAGAAGAATTTTCG CTGTCCAAAGGTTGGATGTGACAACAGAGATGTTCAGCAGTCGGACCTCGAATTGGATCTGGTTATGAAGAGAATGATCCAGAACCACAAGAGACAGAGCGGAAAAACTTAA
- the derl1 gene encoding derlin-1, producing the protein MSDIGDWFKNIPFITRYWFAGSIAVPLIGKLGLISPMYLVLWPESFFHKFQIWRPLSATLYFPVGPGTGFLYLVNLYFLYQYSTRLETGAFDGRPADYLFMLLFNWICIVITGLMMDMQLLMIPLIMSVLYVWAQLNRDTVVSFWFGTRFKACYLPWVILGFNYIIGGSVVNELIGNLVGHLYFFLMFKYPMDLGGRSFLSTPQFLYQMFPNRRGGVSGFGVPPSRRPVPQEQAGGGGGGRHNWGQGFRLGDD; encoded by the exons ATGTCAGATATCGGGGACTGGTTTAAAAACATCCCTTTCATCACCCGTTACTGGTTTGCTGGCTCAATTGCTGTTCCGCTAATAGGAAAGCTGGGATTAATCAGTCCTATGTATCTTGTGCTATGGCCGGAGTCATTCTTTCATAAATTCCAG ATATGGAGACCATTATCTGCAACATTGTATTTCCCAGTTGGCCCAGGGACAGGTTTTCTCTACTTGGTTAATTTGTATTTCCTCTACCAGTACTCCACGAGGCTTGAAACAG GAGCTTTTGATGGAAGACCAGCAGACTACTTGTTCATGCTTCTTTTCAACTGGATTTGCATTGTT ATAACGGGTTTAATGATGGACATGCAG CTCCTGATGATCCCTTTGATCATGTCTGTTCTGTATGTCTGGGCTCAGCTAAATCGTGACACGGTTGTATCTTTCTGGTTCGGCACCAGATTCAAG GCTTGTTATCTTCCTTGGGTAATTCTGGGATTCAACTATATCATTGGTGGCTC TGTTGTCAATGAGCTGATTGGGAACTTGGTTGGCCACCTCTACTTCTTTCTGATGTTCAAATACCCTATGGACCTGGGTGGCAGGTCCTTCTTGTCCACCCCGCAGTTCCT ataCCAGATGTTCCCAAATCGACGAGGAGGGGTGTCTGGATTCGGCGTTCCTCCAAGCAGGAGACCTGTACCCCAAGAGCAGGCGGGAGGCGGCGGTGGTGGGCGCCATAACTGGGGTCAAGGCTTTCGGCTGGGGGACGACTGA
- the zhx2a gene encoding zinc fingers and homeoboxes protein 2a, translating into MASRRKSTTPCMIRPDDLVTADDPEDMDSCVDGTEENGSSHVSSSEDWTDRKSSVNSMQEATELEKPEVKTRPQRKLQGGYECKYCPFSTQNLNEFKDHVDSNHPNVILNPLYLCAVCNFNTKKFDSLTEHNEKCHPGESNFKFKRIKLNSQTILEQTIEGSNCAVIYDTTSPQSGEDFTAFPSSKSTTVKLGKSKADSLRLQDDSPLDKLAQDLPKKQITAVNVNGTVIIPDATLKDGLSHIMPSLQRPPNYNLVPKIAVPLNTSKYNPSLDGNLTLITSFNKFPYPTQAELSWLTAASKHPEEQIKVWFTTQRLKQGISWSPEEVEEARKKMFNGTIQPVQQAFTVLPAQLAQSTKASQPLIQTVPCHVLGQSGLVLAPVANGSNATSSPLALTVANQIAQGVKRPHTAPLVAPEIKRPSIIQSVQSTPKSVSPTPSLSSDCEKTPDQIRELTTSYAQCQFPDDEEVYRLIETTGLSWGEIKKWFSDQRHGNHKAVQQIKTDFSSKDSQPHKPVATQFPLLERVKGKSSEQMKKLEESFQRTSFPTQAEIEHLVADTRLSKNEIDCWFTERRALRDNLEQALLNSMGSKRLEHHLQRGTLNGVHEQDSRVRDSPLPILTSSVCPEAIDGKSLCLLKDVFAQTQWPSPEEYSQLEIQTGLARTEIVRWFKDNRSALKNGTLDWMEQFQSLSNKRPNGQNSLLITDQTQSVLQRHFQEAKVQKGEGFEKLAEQPKLTNQDIVEWFTSKLGHNMPDISKSKEHGQASVDGKRWVSLAADIDSKDYDAQKVPRDLEVLSAEHRVTG; encoded by the coding sequence ATGGCTAGTCGAAGAAAGTCTACAACTCCCTGCATGATCCGACCGGATGACTTGGTGACTGCAGACGATCCAGAAGATATGGATTCTTGTGTGGATGGTACAGAAGAGAATGGATCATCACATGTGTCTTCTAGTGAGGACTGGACAGATAGGAAGAGTTCTGTGAACTCTATGCAGGAAGCAACAGAGCTGGAGAAACCTGAAGTGAAAACACGACCACAGAGGAAACTCCAGGGAGGCTACGAGTGCAAATACTGTCCCTTTTCCACACAAAACCTCAACGAGTTCAAAGACCATGTTGATTCCAACCACCCCAATGTTATACTCAACCCACTTTACTTGTGTGCGGTATGCAACTTCAACACAAAAAAGTTTGATTCTTTGACAGAACACAATGAGAAATGCCATCCCGGGGAGAGCAACTTCAAGTTCAAGAGAATCAAACTAAACAGTCAGACCATTCTAGAACAGACAATCGAAGGTTCAAACTGTGCAGTCATCTATGATACAACCAGCCCTCAGTCAGGAGAGGACTTTACTGCTTTTCCTTCAAGCAAATCCACTACTGTTAAGCTGGGCAAGTCCAAAGCAGACAGTTTACGGTTGCAAGATGATAGTCCGCTGGACAAACTCGCTCAAGATCTCCCGAAAAAGCAAATTACTGCAGTGAATGTGAATGGGACTGTGATAATCCCAGATGCAACTCTTAAAGACGGCCTCTCTCATATAATGCCATCCCTGCAACGCCCACCTAACTACAACTTAGTACCAAAAATCGCCGTCCCCTTGAACACTTCAAAATACAACCCCTCATTAGATGGCAACTTGACCCTCATCACCTCCTTCAACAAGTTTCCATACCCTACTCAAGCAGAGCTCTCTTGGCTCACTGCAGCCTCCAAACACCCCGAAGAACAAATTAAAGTGTGGTTCACTACCCAACGGCTAAAACAAGGTATCAGCTGGTCTCCTGAGGAAGTTGAGGAAGCACGAAAGAAAATGTTCAATGGAACGATTCAGCCTGTTCAACAAGCATTCACTGTCTTACCTGCTCAGTTAGCTCAGTCCACTAAAGCTTCACAGCCCCTTATCCAGACCGTCCCTTGCCATGTCCTTGGACAATCTGGCCTAGTGTTGGCACCAGTTGCCAATGGCTCAAATGCGACCAGTTCTCCTCTCGCACTAACAGTCGCAAATCAAATAGCACAGGGTGTCAAGAGGCCCCACACAGCACCACTGGTTGCCCCAGAGATAAAGAGGCCTTCAATAATCCAGTCCGTTCAGAGTACTCCGAAATCTGTCTCTCCGACACCAAGTCTTTCTTCAGATTGTGAGAAAACCCCTGATCAGATCAGAGAGCTGACCACAAGCTATGCTCAGTGCCAGTTTCCTGATGATGAAGAAGTGTATCGTCTCATTGAGACGACTGGCCTCTCCTGGGGAGAGATCAAAAAATGGTTCAGCGATCAGCGCCATGGAAACCATAAGGCAGTGCAACAGATTAAAACAGACTTCTCTTCAAAGGACAGCCAACCACATAAGCCTGTCGCCACACAGTTTCCACTACTAGAGAGAGTTAAAGGCAAATCCTCTGAGCAAATGAAAAAGTTAGAGGAGAGTTTCCAAAGGACTAGCTTTCCGACCCAGGCTGAGATAGAGCACCTTGTGGCGGACACCAGGCTCTCCAAAAACGAAATCGATTGCTGGTTTACGGAGCGTCGTGCACTACGTGACAACCTAGAGCAAGCCTTGCTCAACTCGATGGGCTCGAAAAGGCTGGAGCATCACCTTCAAAGGGGGACATTGAATGGAGTCCATGAGCAGGACAGCAGAGTCAGGGACTCACCTCTTCCCATTCTCACATCCTCAGTGTGTCCAGAGGCCATTGATGGCAAGTCTCTCTGCCTTCTTAAAGACGTGTTTGCACAAACCCAGTGGCCCTCACCGGAGGAGTACAGCCAACTAGAAATCCAAACAGGGCTAGCTCGTACAGAAATTGTCCGCTGGTTTAAGGACAACAGATCTGCTCTGAAGAATGGAACTTTGGATTGGATGGAGCAATTTCAAAGTCTTAGCAACAAAAGACCGAATGGACAAAACAGCTTGTTGATCACGGATCAGACACAGAGCGTCCTACAAAGGCACTTTCAAGAGGCAAAGGTACAAAAAGGGGAGGGTTTTGAGAAGCTTGCAGAGCAGCCAAAACTAACCAACCAGGACATAGTAGAATGGTTCACCAGTAAACTGGGCCACAACATGCCTGATATCAGCAAGAGCAAGGAACATGGACAGGCAAGTGTAGATGGTAAGAGGTGGGTTTCCTTGGCAGCTGACATTGACAGCAAAGACTATGATGCACAGAAAGTGCCACGAGACCTTGAAGTGCTGTCAGCAGAACACAGAGTGACGGGATGA